Proteins from a genomic interval of Chelonoidis abingdonii isolate Lonesome George chromosome 7, CheloAbing_2.0, whole genome shotgun sequence:
- the BRD8 gene encoding bromodomain-containing protein 8 isoform X4, translating to MLVGIGRQVSIPLPALSCRVSVSRAIKPFAEPGRPPDWFSQKHCASQYSELLETTETPKRKRGEKGEVVETVEDVIVRKLTAERVEELKKMIKETQEKYRLGVELRWCCVCFRQLKKDAELIQAGHMDSRLEELCNDIVVKKKMEEEEAEVKRKATDAAYQARQAVKNPPRRLTGVMVRSPAGSASPGRDYALGDLSQQVVEETSPGVTPGTLPSTPVASFIGIPDTPPGSAPPDAPITPVTDDSPQKKMLGQKATPPPSPLLSELLKKGSLLPTSPRLVGESEMSVASGHMNSSGVLLEVGGVLPVLHGGEMQLASGAVPASPAASVSQSDTCVSMEAVSDPHRVTVSMDSSEISMIIDSIKKECLGTGTGSAAGPSKDHSMDGKEDLDLAEKMDIAVSYTGEELDFETVGDIIAIIEDKVDDHPEVLDVAAVEAALSFCEETDDPQALTGPWEHPIQQDHEKQAQIPHVAVTVKQERRDCDEPEANEIQDLISIGELGSEIKTESAELEQNKLDSEEAMAGAIQITETPELRSREMEEQQKVAAIVRENSETETDSAKRESATHSAVKIEMPPDEDSSPPNVLNASDDSSQADVQHKFELSESMKEETRAVFGKDAQGEDDDEDGASEAASLEEPKEEDQGEGYLSEMDNEPPVSESDDGFSIHNAPLQSHTLADSIPSSPASSQFSVCSEDQEAIQAQKIWKKAIMLVWRAAANHRYANVFLQPVTDDIAPGYHSIVQRPMDLSTIKKNIENGLIRTTAEFQRDIMLMFQNAVMYNSSDHDVYHMAVEMQRDVLEQIQQFLATQLIMQTSESGISAKSLRGRDSTRKQDPSEKDSVPMGSPAFLLSLFDGGTRGRRCAIEADMKMKK from the exons ATGTTGGTGGGGATAGGGAGGCAAGTTTCCATTCCTTTACCTGCTCTTTCTTGCAGGGTATCAGTTAGCAGAGCTATCAAACCCTTTGCAGAGCCAGGCCGCCCACCTGACTGGTTCTCTCAGAAG CATTGTGCATCTCAGTATTCGGAGCTTCTGGAGACAACAGAGACCCCCAA GAGAAAACGTGGTGAGaaaggggaggttgtggaaactgTGGAAGATGTCATCGTGCGGAAACTGACAGCAGAACGAGTTGAGGAGTTGAAGAAAATGATCAAGGAGACACAGGAGAAGTATAG GCTTGGTGTGGAGCTGAGGTGGTGCTGTGTCTGTTTCAGGCAGCTGAAGAAGGATGCAGAGCTGATCCAGGCTGGGCACATGGATAGCAGACTGGAGGAGCTGTGCAATGACATTGTGGT gaagaaaaaaatggaagaggaggaggcagaggtgaagaGGAAGGCTACAGATGCTGCTTATCAGG CTCGTCAGGCAGTTAAGAATCCCCCTCGAAGGTTGACCGGTGTGATGGTCCGCTCTCCTGCAGGTTCAGCCTCCCCTGGAAGGGACTATGCTCTGGGGGACTTGTCTCAGCAAGTTGTGGAAGAGACCAGCCCAGGG GTAACTCCAGGgacactgcccagcaccccagtTGCCTCCTTCATTGGGATCCCTGACACCCCCCCAGGCTCAGCTCCCCCGGATGCCCCCATAACCCCAGTCACTGATGATTCACCTCAGAAAAAGATGCTAGGACAGAAAGCAACTccgcctccttcccctctgctctcGGAGCTACTGAAGAAGGGCAGCCTCCTCCCCACAAGCCCCAGGCTG GTTGGTGAAAGCGAGATGTCAGTGGCTTCTGGTCACATGAATAGCTCAGGAGTCctcctggaggtgggaggggtcCTTCCAGTGCTGCATGGTGGGGAAATGCAGTTGGCATCTGGTGCTGTCCCTGCATCACCTGCTGCTTCAG TGAGTCAGTCAGACACTTGTGTTTCCATGGAGGCAGTGTCTGATCCCCACAGAGTGACAGTGTCTATGGACAGCAGTGAAATCTCCATGATCATTGATTCCATCAAGAAAGAGTGTCTGGGTACTGGTACTGGCAGTGCTGCTGGGCCTTCCAAAGATCACAGCATGGATGGGAAAGAAGACCTGGATCTGGCTGAGAAGATGGACATTGCAGTCTCCTATACTGGGGAAGAGCTGGACTTTGAAACTGTTGGAGATATTATAGCCATCATTGAGGACAAG GTAGATGACCATCCTGAAGTCCTGGATGTAGCAGCAGTTGAAGCTGCTTTGTCTTTCTGTGAAGAGACTGATGATCCTCAGGCCTTGACTGGCCCATGGGAGCATCCGATTCAGCAGGACCATGAGAAACAGGCACAAATCCCCCATGTGGCAGTGACTGTGAAGCAGGAGAGGCGAGACTGTGACGAACCAGAGGCAAACGAAATCCAAGACCTAATAAGCATTGGGGAGCTGGGGTCAGAAATAAAGACAGAATCTGCAGAACTGGAGCAGAACAAATTGGACTCTGAGGAAGCCATGGCAGGAGCCATACAAATAACAGAAACACCTGAGCTCAGGAGTCGAGAGATGGAGGAGCAGCAGAAAGTGGCTGCTATTGTGAGAGAGAACTCTGAAACAGAGACAGACTCAGCCAAGAGAGAATCAGCAACACACAGTGCGGTGAAGATAGAG ATGCCACCTGATGAAGATTCATCCCCTCCAAATGTCCTAAATGCAAGTGATGACTCATCACAGGCTGATGTTCAGCACAAATTTGAGCTGTCAG AGTCGATGAAGGAAGAGACCCGAGCTGTCTTTGGAAAG GATGCTCAGggtgaagatgatgatgaggatggtgcCAGTGAAGCTGCCAGTCTGGAGGAACCCAAGGAGGAAGACCAGGGTGAGGGGTACCTATCGGAAATGGATAATGAGCCCCCCGTGAGTGAGAGTGATGATGGCTTCAGTATCCATAATGCACCTTTGCAGTCTCACACACTAGCTGATTCCAtccccagcagccctgcctcCTCGCAGTT CTCTGTTTGCAGTGAGGACCAGGAAGCAATTCAAGCCCAGAAGATCTGGAAAAAGGCTATTATGCTAGTTTGGAGAGCAGCAGCCAATCACAG ATATGCCAATGTCTTCCTTCAGCCTGTGACCGATGATATAGCACCAGGCTACCACAGTATTGTGCAGAG GCCAATGGATTTATCTACCATTAAGAAAAATATTGAGAATGGGCTGATCCGAACCACAGCTGAGTTCCAGCGTGATATCATGCTGATGTTCCAGAATGCAGTCATGTACAACAGCTCTGACCATGATGTATACCACATGGCTGTGGAGATGCAGCGAGACGTCTTGGAGCAGATTCAG CAATTTCTGGCCACGCAGCTGATCATGCAGACATCAGAGTCCGGGATCAGTGCAAAGAGCCTGCGTGGGCGAGATTCCACTCGGAAACAAGATCCTTCagagaag GACAGCGTCCCTATGGGCTCTcctgccttccttctctctctcttt GATGGGGGAACCAGAGGGCGTCGCTGTGCCATTGAGGCTGACATGAAAATGAAGAAATGA
- the BRD8 gene encoding bromodomain-containing protein 8 isoform X6, which produces MLVGIGRQVSIPLPALSCRVSVSRAIKPFAEPGRPPDWFSQKHCASQYSELLETTETPKRKRGEKGEVVETVEDVIVRKLTAERVEELKKMIKETQEKYRKKKMEEEEAEVKRKATDAAYQARQAVKNPPRRLTGVMVRSPAGSASPGRDYALGDLSQQVVEETSPGVTPGTLPSTPVASFIGIPDTPPGSAPPDAPITPVTDDSPQKKMLGQKATPPPSPLLSELLKKGSLLPTSPRLVGESEMSVASGHMNSSGVLLEVGGVLPVLHGGEMQLASGAVPASPAASVSQSDTCVSMEAVSDPHRVTVSMDSSEISMIIDSIKKECLGTGTGSAAGPSKDHSMDGKEDLDLAEKMDIAVSYTGEELDFETVGDIIAIIEDKVDDHPEVLDVAAVEAALSFCEETDDPQALTGPWEHPIQQDHEKQAQIPHVAVTVKQERRDCDEPEANEIQDLISIGELGSEIKTESAELEQNKLDSEEAMAGAIQITETPELRSREMEEQQKVAAIVRENSETETDSAKRESATHSAVKIEMPPDEDSSPPNVLNASDDSSQADVQHKFELSESMKEETRAVFGKDAQGEDDDEDGASEAASLEEPKEEDQGEGYLSEMDNEPPVSESDDGFSIHNAPLQSHTLADSIPSSPASSQFSVCSEDQEAIQAQKIWKKAIMLVWRAAANHRYANVFLQPVTDDIAPGYHSIVQRPMDLSTIKKNIENGLIRTTAEFQRDIMLMFQNAVMYNSSDHDVYHMAVEMQRDVLEQIQQFLATQLIMQTSESGISAKSLRGRDSTRKQDPSEKDSVPMGSPAFLLSLFDGGTRGRRCAIEADMKMKK; this is translated from the exons ATGTTGGTGGGGATAGGGAGGCAAGTTTCCATTCCTTTACCTGCTCTTTCTTGCAGGGTATCAGTTAGCAGAGCTATCAAACCCTTTGCAGAGCCAGGCCGCCCACCTGACTGGTTCTCTCAGAAG CATTGTGCATCTCAGTATTCGGAGCTTCTGGAGACAACAGAGACCCCCAA GAGAAAACGTGGTGAGaaaggggaggttgtggaaactgTGGAAGATGTCATCGTGCGGAAACTGACAGCAGAACGAGTTGAGGAGTTGAAGAAAATGATCAAGGAGACACAGGAGAAGTATAG gaagaaaaaaatggaagaggaggaggcagaggtgaagaGGAAGGCTACAGATGCTGCTTATCAGG CTCGTCAGGCAGTTAAGAATCCCCCTCGAAGGTTGACCGGTGTGATGGTCCGCTCTCCTGCAGGTTCAGCCTCCCCTGGAAGGGACTATGCTCTGGGGGACTTGTCTCAGCAAGTTGTGGAAGAGACCAGCCCAGGG GTAACTCCAGGgacactgcccagcaccccagtTGCCTCCTTCATTGGGATCCCTGACACCCCCCCAGGCTCAGCTCCCCCGGATGCCCCCATAACCCCAGTCACTGATGATTCACCTCAGAAAAAGATGCTAGGACAGAAAGCAACTccgcctccttcccctctgctctcGGAGCTACTGAAGAAGGGCAGCCTCCTCCCCACAAGCCCCAGGCTG GTTGGTGAAAGCGAGATGTCAGTGGCTTCTGGTCACATGAATAGCTCAGGAGTCctcctggaggtgggaggggtcCTTCCAGTGCTGCATGGTGGGGAAATGCAGTTGGCATCTGGTGCTGTCCCTGCATCACCTGCTGCTTCAG TGAGTCAGTCAGACACTTGTGTTTCCATGGAGGCAGTGTCTGATCCCCACAGAGTGACAGTGTCTATGGACAGCAGTGAAATCTCCATGATCATTGATTCCATCAAGAAAGAGTGTCTGGGTACTGGTACTGGCAGTGCTGCTGGGCCTTCCAAAGATCACAGCATGGATGGGAAAGAAGACCTGGATCTGGCTGAGAAGATGGACATTGCAGTCTCCTATACTGGGGAAGAGCTGGACTTTGAAACTGTTGGAGATATTATAGCCATCATTGAGGACAAG GTAGATGACCATCCTGAAGTCCTGGATGTAGCAGCAGTTGAAGCTGCTTTGTCTTTCTGTGAAGAGACTGATGATCCTCAGGCCTTGACTGGCCCATGGGAGCATCCGATTCAGCAGGACCATGAGAAACAGGCACAAATCCCCCATGTGGCAGTGACTGTGAAGCAGGAGAGGCGAGACTGTGACGAACCAGAGGCAAACGAAATCCAAGACCTAATAAGCATTGGGGAGCTGGGGTCAGAAATAAAGACAGAATCTGCAGAACTGGAGCAGAACAAATTGGACTCTGAGGAAGCCATGGCAGGAGCCATACAAATAACAGAAACACCTGAGCTCAGGAGTCGAGAGATGGAGGAGCAGCAGAAAGTGGCTGCTATTGTGAGAGAGAACTCTGAAACAGAGACAGACTCAGCCAAGAGAGAATCAGCAACACACAGTGCGGTGAAGATAGAG ATGCCACCTGATGAAGATTCATCCCCTCCAAATGTCCTAAATGCAAGTGATGACTCATCACAGGCTGATGTTCAGCACAAATTTGAGCTGTCAG AGTCGATGAAGGAAGAGACCCGAGCTGTCTTTGGAAAG GATGCTCAGggtgaagatgatgatgaggatggtgcCAGTGAAGCTGCCAGTCTGGAGGAACCCAAGGAGGAAGACCAGGGTGAGGGGTACCTATCGGAAATGGATAATGAGCCCCCCGTGAGTGAGAGTGATGATGGCTTCAGTATCCATAATGCACCTTTGCAGTCTCACACACTAGCTGATTCCAtccccagcagccctgcctcCTCGCAGTT CTCTGTTTGCAGTGAGGACCAGGAAGCAATTCAAGCCCAGAAGATCTGGAAAAAGGCTATTATGCTAGTTTGGAGAGCAGCAGCCAATCACAG ATATGCCAATGTCTTCCTTCAGCCTGTGACCGATGATATAGCACCAGGCTACCACAGTATTGTGCAGAG GCCAATGGATTTATCTACCATTAAGAAAAATATTGAGAATGGGCTGATCCGAACCACAGCTGAGTTCCAGCGTGATATCATGCTGATGTTCCAGAATGCAGTCATGTACAACAGCTCTGACCATGATGTATACCACATGGCTGTGGAGATGCAGCGAGACGTCTTGGAGCAGATTCAG CAATTTCTGGCCACGCAGCTGATCATGCAGACATCAGAGTCCGGGATCAGTGCAAAGAGCCTGCGTGGGCGAGATTCCACTCGGAAACAAGATCCTTCagagaag GACAGCGTCCCTATGGGCTCTcctgccttccttctctctctcttt GATGGGGGAACCAGAGGGCGTCGCTGTGCCATTGAGGCTGACATGAAAATGAAGAAATGA
- the BRD8 gene encoding bromodomain-containing protein 8 isoform X5: MLVGIGRQVSIPLPALSCRVSVSRAIKPFAEPGRPPDWFSQKHCASQYSELLETTETPKRKRGEKGEVVETVEDVIVRKLTAERVEELKKMIKETQEKYRQLKKDAELIQAGHMDSRLEELCNDIVVKKKMEEEEAEVKRKATDAAYQARQAVKNPPRRLTGVMVRSPAGSASPGRDYALGDLSQQVVEETSPGVTPGTLPSTPVASFIGIPDTPPGSAPPDAPITPVTDDSPQKKMLGQKATPPPSPLLSELLKKGSLLPTSPRLVGESEMSVASGHMNSSGVLLEVGGVLPVLHGGEMQLASGAVPASPAASVSQSDTCVSMEAVSDPHRVTVSMDSSEISMIIDSIKKECLGTGTGSAAGPSKDHSMDGKEDLDLAEKMDIAVSYTGEELDFETVGDIIAIIEDKVDDHPEVLDVAAVEAALSFCEETDDPQALTGPWEHPIQQDHEKQAQIPHVAVTVKQERRDCDEPEANEIQDLISIGELGSEIKTESAELEQNKLDSEEAMAGAIQITETPELRSREMEEQQKVAAIVRENSETETDSAKRESATHSAVKIEMPPDEDSSPPNVLNASDDSSQADVQHKFELSESMKEETRAVFGKDAQGEDDDEDGASEAASLEEPKEEDQGEGYLSEMDNEPPVSESDDGFSIHNAPLQSHTLADSIPSSPASSQFSVCSEDQEAIQAQKIWKKAIMLVWRAAANHRYANVFLQPVTDDIAPGYHSIVQRPMDLSTIKKNIENGLIRTTAEFQRDIMLMFQNAVMYNSSDHDVYHMAVEMQRDVLEQIQQFLATQLIMQTSESGISAKSLRGRDSTRKQDPSEKDSVPMGSPAFLLSLFDGGTRGRRCAIEADMKMKK, encoded by the exons ATGTTGGTGGGGATAGGGAGGCAAGTTTCCATTCCTTTACCTGCTCTTTCTTGCAGGGTATCAGTTAGCAGAGCTATCAAACCCTTTGCAGAGCCAGGCCGCCCACCTGACTGGTTCTCTCAGAAG CATTGTGCATCTCAGTATTCGGAGCTTCTGGAGACAACAGAGACCCCCAA GAGAAAACGTGGTGAGaaaggggaggttgtggaaactgTGGAAGATGTCATCGTGCGGAAACTGACAGCAGAACGAGTTGAGGAGTTGAAGAAAATGATCAAGGAGACACAGGAGAAGTATAG GCAGCTGAAGAAGGATGCAGAGCTGATCCAGGCTGGGCACATGGATAGCAGACTGGAGGAGCTGTGCAATGACATTGTGGT gaagaaaaaaatggaagaggaggaggcagaggtgaagaGGAAGGCTACAGATGCTGCTTATCAGG CTCGTCAGGCAGTTAAGAATCCCCCTCGAAGGTTGACCGGTGTGATGGTCCGCTCTCCTGCAGGTTCAGCCTCCCCTGGAAGGGACTATGCTCTGGGGGACTTGTCTCAGCAAGTTGTGGAAGAGACCAGCCCAGGG GTAACTCCAGGgacactgcccagcaccccagtTGCCTCCTTCATTGGGATCCCTGACACCCCCCCAGGCTCAGCTCCCCCGGATGCCCCCATAACCCCAGTCACTGATGATTCACCTCAGAAAAAGATGCTAGGACAGAAAGCAACTccgcctccttcccctctgctctcGGAGCTACTGAAGAAGGGCAGCCTCCTCCCCACAAGCCCCAGGCTG GTTGGTGAAAGCGAGATGTCAGTGGCTTCTGGTCACATGAATAGCTCAGGAGTCctcctggaggtgggaggggtcCTTCCAGTGCTGCATGGTGGGGAAATGCAGTTGGCATCTGGTGCTGTCCCTGCATCACCTGCTGCTTCAG TGAGTCAGTCAGACACTTGTGTTTCCATGGAGGCAGTGTCTGATCCCCACAGAGTGACAGTGTCTATGGACAGCAGTGAAATCTCCATGATCATTGATTCCATCAAGAAAGAGTGTCTGGGTACTGGTACTGGCAGTGCTGCTGGGCCTTCCAAAGATCACAGCATGGATGGGAAAGAAGACCTGGATCTGGCTGAGAAGATGGACATTGCAGTCTCCTATACTGGGGAAGAGCTGGACTTTGAAACTGTTGGAGATATTATAGCCATCATTGAGGACAAG GTAGATGACCATCCTGAAGTCCTGGATGTAGCAGCAGTTGAAGCTGCTTTGTCTTTCTGTGAAGAGACTGATGATCCTCAGGCCTTGACTGGCCCATGGGAGCATCCGATTCAGCAGGACCATGAGAAACAGGCACAAATCCCCCATGTGGCAGTGACTGTGAAGCAGGAGAGGCGAGACTGTGACGAACCAGAGGCAAACGAAATCCAAGACCTAATAAGCATTGGGGAGCTGGGGTCAGAAATAAAGACAGAATCTGCAGAACTGGAGCAGAACAAATTGGACTCTGAGGAAGCCATGGCAGGAGCCATACAAATAACAGAAACACCTGAGCTCAGGAGTCGAGAGATGGAGGAGCAGCAGAAAGTGGCTGCTATTGTGAGAGAGAACTCTGAAACAGAGACAGACTCAGCCAAGAGAGAATCAGCAACACACAGTGCGGTGAAGATAGAG ATGCCACCTGATGAAGATTCATCCCCTCCAAATGTCCTAAATGCAAGTGATGACTCATCACAGGCTGATGTTCAGCACAAATTTGAGCTGTCAG AGTCGATGAAGGAAGAGACCCGAGCTGTCTTTGGAAAG GATGCTCAGggtgaagatgatgatgaggatggtgcCAGTGAAGCTGCCAGTCTGGAGGAACCCAAGGAGGAAGACCAGGGTGAGGGGTACCTATCGGAAATGGATAATGAGCCCCCCGTGAGTGAGAGTGATGATGGCTTCAGTATCCATAATGCACCTTTGCAGTCTCACACACTAGCTGATTCCAtccccagcagccctgcctcCTCGCAGTT CTCTGTTTGCAGTGAGGACCAGGAAGCAATTCAAGCCCAGAAGATCTGGAAAAAGGCTATTATGCTAGTTTGGAGAGCAGCAGCCAATCACAG ATATGCCAATGTCTTCCTTCAGCCTGTGACCGATGATATAGCACCAGGCTACCACAGTATTGTGCAGAG GCCAATGGATTTATCTACCATTAAGAAAAATATTGAGAATGGGCTGATCCGAACCACAGCTGAGTTCCAGCGTGATATCATGCTGATGTTCCAGAATGCAGTCATGTACAACAGCTCTGACCATGATGTATACCACATGGCTGTGGAGATGCAGCGAGACGTCTTGGAGCAGATTCAG CAATTTCTGGCCACGCAGCTGATCATGCAGACATCAGAGTCCGGGATCAGTGCAAAGAGCCTGCGTGGGCGAGATTCCACTCGGAAACAAGATCCTTCagagaag GACAGCGTCCCTATGGGCTCTcctgccttccttctctctctcttt GATGGGGGAACCAGAGGGCGTCGCTGTGCCATTGAGGCTGACATGAAAATGAAGAAATGA
- the BRD8 gene encoding bromodomain-containing protein 8 isoform X2: MLVGIGRQVSIPLPALSCRVSVSRAIKPFAEPGRPPDWFSQKHCASQYSELLETTETPKRKRGEKGEVVETVEDVIVRKLTAERVEELKKMIKETQEKYRQLKKDAELIQAGHMDSRLEELCNDIVVKKKMEEEEAEVKRKATDAAYQARQAVKNPPRRLTGVMVRSPAGSASPGRDYALGDLSQQVVEETSPGVTPGTLPSTPVASFIGIPDTPPGSAPPDAPITPVTDDSPQKKMLGQKATPPPSPLLSELLKKGSLLPTSPRLVGESEMSVASGHMNSSGVLLEVGGVLPVLHGGEMQLASGAVPASPAASGAPTLSRLLEAGPAQFTTPLASFSAVVNEPPAKLLPPPVESVSQATIVMMPALSAPSIVPPAATPESLVTVSQSDTCVSMEAVSDPHRVTVSMDSSEISMIIDSIKKECLGTGTGSAAGPSKDHSMDGKEDLDLAEKMDIAVSYTGEELDFETVGDIIAIIEDKVDDHPEVLDVAAVEAALSFCEETDDPQALTGPWEHPIQQDHEKQAQIPHVAVTVKQERRDCDEPEANEIQDLISIGELGSEIKTESAELEQNKLDSEEAMAGAIQITETPELRSREMEEQQKVAAIVRENSETETDSAKRESATHSAVKIEMPPDEDSSPPNVLNASDDSSQADVQHKFELSESMKEETRAVFGKDAQGEDDDEDGASEAASLEEPKEEDQGEGYLSEMDNEPPVSESDDGFSIHNAPLQSHTLADSIPSSPASSQFSVCSEDQEAIQAQKIWKKAIMLVWRAAANHRYANVFLQPVTDDIAPGYHSIVQRPMDLSTIKKNIENGLIRTTAEFQRDIMLMFQNAVMYNSSDHDVYHMAVEMQRDVLEQIQQFLATQLIMQTSESGISAKSLRGRDSTRKQDPSEKDSVPMGSPAFLLSLFDGGTRGRRCAIEADMKMKK, encoded by the exons ATGTTGGTGGGGATAGGGAGGCAAGTTTCCATTCCTTTACCTGCTCTTTCTTGCAGGGTATCAGTTAGCAGAGCTATCAAACCCTTTGCAGAGCCAGGCCGCCCACCTGACTGGTTCTCTCAGAAG CATTGTGCATCTCAGTATTCGGAGCTTCTGGAGACAACAGAGACCCCCAA GAGAAAACGTGGTGAGaaaggggaggttgtggaaactgTGGAAGATGTCATCGTGCGGAAACTGACAGCAGAACGAGTTGAGGAGTTGAAGAAAATGATCAAGGAGACACAGGAGAAGTATAG GCAGCTGAAGAAGGATGCAGAGCTGATCCAGGCTGGGCACATGGATAGCAGACTGGAGGAGCTGTGCAATGACATTGTGGT gaagaaaaaaatggaagaggaggaggcagaggtgaagaGGAAGGCTACAGATGCTGCTTATCAGG CTCGTCAGGCAGTTAAGAATCCCCCTCGAAGGTTGACCGGTGTGATGGTCCGCTCTCCTGCAGGTTCAGCCTCCCCTGGAAGGGACTATGCTCTGGGGGACTTGTCTCAGCAAGTTGTGGAAGAGACCAGCCCAGGG GTAACTCCAGGgacactgcccagcaccccagtTGCCTCCTTCATTGGGATCCCTGACACCCCCCCAGGCTCAGCTCCCCCGGATGCCCCCATAACCCCAGTCACTGATGATTCACCTCAGAAAAAGATGCTAGGACAGAAAGCAACTccgcctccttcccctctgctctcGGAGCTACTGAAGAAGGGCAGCCTCCTCCCCACAAGCCCCAGGCTG GTTGGTGAAAGCGAGATGTCAGTGGCTTCTGGTCACATGAATAGCTCAGGAGTCctcctggaggtgggaggggtcCTTCCAGTGCTGCATGGTGGGGAAATGCAGTTGGCATCTGGTGCTGTCCCTGCATCACCTGCTGCTTCAG GTGCTCCTACTCTTTCTCGGCTTCTAGAAGCTGGTCCTGCACAGTTCACCACACCTCTTGCTTCCTTCTCTGCTGTTGTCAATGAACCTCCAGCTAAACTCCTGCCACCCCCTGTAGAGTCTGTGTCCCAGGCAACCATTGTCATGATGCCCGCGCTGTCAGCACCATCCATTGTGCCACCAGCTGCAACTCCAGAAAGCTTAGTGACAG TGAGTCAGTCAGACACTTGTGTTTCCATGGAGGCAGTGTCTGATCCCCACAGAGTGACAGTGTCTATGGACAGCAGTGAAATCTCCATGATCATTGATTCCATCAAGAAAGAGTGTCTGGGTACTGGTACTGGCAGTGCTGCTGGGCCTTCCAAAGATCACAGCATGGATGGGAAAGAAGACCTGGATCTGGCTGAGAAGATGGACATTGCAGTCTCCTATACTGGGGAAGAGCTGGACTTTGAAACTGTTGGAGATATTATAGCCATCATTGAGGACAAG GTAGATGACCATCCTGAAGTCCTGGATGTAGCAGCAGTTGAAGCTGCTTTGTCTTTCTGTGAAGAGACTGATGATCCTCAGGCCTTGACTGGCCCATGGGAGCATCCGATTCAGCAGGACCATGAGAAACAGGCACAAATCCCCCATGTGGCAGTGACTGTGAAGCAGGAGAGGCGAGACTGTGACGAACCAGAGGCAAACGAAATCCAAGACCTAATAAGCATTGGGGAGCTGGGGTCAGAAATAAAGACAGAATCTGCAGAACTGGAGCAGAACAAATTGGACTCTGAGGAAGCCATGGCAGGAGCCATACAAATAACAGAAACACCTGAGCTCAGGAGTCGAGAGATGGAGGAGCAGCAGAAAGTGGCTGCTATTGTGAGAGAGAACTCTGAAACAGAGACAGACTCAGCCAAGAGAGAATCAGCAACACACAGTGCGGTGAAGATAGAG ATGCCACCTGATGAAGATTCATCCCCTCCAAATGTCCTAAATGCAAGTGATGACTCATCACAGGCTGATGTTCAGCACAAATTTGAGCTGTCAG AGTCGATGAAGGAAGAGACCCGAGCTGTCTTTGGAAAG GATGCTCAGggtgaagatgatgatgaggatggtgcCAGTGAAGCTGCCAGTCTGGAGGAACCCAAGGAGGAAGACCAGGGTGAGGGGTACCTATCGGAAATGGATAATGAGCCCCCCGTGAGTGAGAGTGATGATGGCTTCAGTATCCATAATGCACCTTTGCAGTCTCACACACTAGCTGATTCCAtccccagcagccctgcctcCTCGCAGTT CTCTGTTTGCAGTGAGGACCAGGAAGCAATTCAAGCCCAGAAGATCTGGAAAAAGGCTATTATGCTAGTTTGGAGAGCAGCAGCCAATCACAG ATATGCCAATGTCTTCCTTCAGCCTGTGACCGATGATATAGCACCAGGCTACCACAGTATTGTGCAGAG GCCAATGGATTTATCTACCATTAAGAAAAATATTGAGAATGGGCTGATCCGAACCACAGCTGAGTTCCAGCGTGATATCATGCTGATGTTCCAGAATGCAGTCATGTACAACAGCTCTGACCATGATGTATACCACATGGCTGTGGAGATGCAGCGAGACGTCTTGGAGCAGATTCAG CAATTTCTGGCCACGCAGCTGATCATGCAGACATCAGAGTCCGGGATCAGTGCAAAGAGCCTGCGTGGGCGAGATTCCACTCGGAAACAAGATCCTTCagagaag GACAGCGTCCCTATGGGCTCTcctgccttccttctctctctcttt GATGGGGGAACCAGAGGGCGTCGCTGTGCCATTGAGGCTGACATGAAAATGAAGAAATGA